The following proteins are co-located in the Leptospira weilii genome:
- a CDS encoding IS3 family transposase has translation MSFLESFFKTLKMEEIYKRKFNNKETKYFLFDYIERYYNRRRRHSALGYLSPVEFRELPHPSRKLFR, from the coding sequence TTGAGTTTCCTGGAATCGTTTTTTAAAACTTTAAAGATGGAGGAAATTTACAAAAGAAAATTCAACAATAAGGAAACAAAATATTTTCTGTTTGACTATATCGAAAGATATTACAACAGAAGGAGAAGACACTCGGCTTTAGGCTACCTGAGCCCGGTCGAGTTCAGAGAATTACCGCATCCGTCGAGGAAGCTTTTTCGTTAG
- a CDS encoding DUF6364 family protein — MTTKLTLSIEKTVIEKAKKYAQKRHKSLSSIIEDYLAELTKESEREQKVKTKAQDLAPITKSLAGLLKGKEYVDIKEDKAAYLRKKHGF; from the coding sequence ATGACTACTAAATTAACTTTGTCTATTGAAAAAACCGTTATTGAAAAAGCTAAAAAATATGCGCAGAAAAGACATAAAAGCCTATCTAGCATTATTGAAGATTACTTGGCTGAATTAACAAAAGAATCTGAGCGTGAACAAAAAGTAAAAACGAAGGCTCAGGATTTAGCTCCAATAACAAAAAGTCTGGCAGGCCTTTTAAAAGGCAAAGAATACGTAGATATTAAAGAGGATAAAGCTGCCTACTTGAGAAAGAAGCATGGCTTCTAA
- a CDS encoding phosphate signaling complex PhoU family protein: MFSKFDFLRKNLYSMAELCLEQVLLLDDALEKDDSELAKKLIDRDDLIDNLEKQNDNLSQNAILEAVANRNSMGMDQVDGEVVLKRDPLRFALSAIRITRNLERMGDQIVNCAKCFRRGLIPKRFFCEEEILNKLLSRVITIVGMAVESLVEEKNRFYGSVHTVEEEINNLCQSAFLKFVMDPRLDKNQFADVYRLILCLERTGDYAVNMAEELVRLNTGMDIRHVSDPVQAIAETIS; the protein is encoded by the coding sequence ATGTTTTCTAAATTTGACTTTCTTCGTAAAAACCTCTACAGCATGGCAGAGCTATGCCTCGAACAAGTGCTTCTTTTAGACGACGCTTTAGAAAAAGACGACAGCGAACTTGCAAAAAAGCTAATTGATCGAGATGATCTGATCGACAATCTAGAGAAACAAAACGACAATCTTTCTCAGAACGCGATTTTGGAAGCGGTAGCCAATCGTAATTCCATGGGAATGGATCAAGTGGATGGAGAAGTCGTTTTAAAACGCGACCCTCTTAGATTCGCACTCTCGGCTATTCGGATCACGAGAAATTTGGAAAGAATGGGAGACCAAATCGTAAACTGCGCCAAATGCTTTCGAAGAGGTTTAATCCCGAAAAGATTCTTTTGCGAGGAAGAAATTCTCAACAAACTCTTATCCAGAGTCATTACGATAGTCGGAATGGCTGTTGAATCCTTGGTCGAGGAAAAAAATCGATTCTACGGAAGCGTTCACACAGTGGAAGAAGAGATCAATAACCTCTGCCAATCCGCTTTTTTAAAGTTCGTCATGGATCCAAGATTAGACAAAAACCAATTTGCCGACGTATACAGACTTATCCTTTGTTTGGAAAGAACCGGGGACTATGCAGTAAATATGGCGGAAGAATTGGTTCGTTTGAATACGGGAATGGATATCAGACACGTTTCCGATCCGGTTCAGGCAATCGCAGAGACCATAAGTTGA
- a CDS encoding NAD-dependent epimerase/dehydratase family protein, with translation MTKKVLVTGGCGFLGSHVCETFRKQGWDVVSYDSMTKYELKRTGYGTEATREYNWNFLKALGVTMVKGDIRNREHLADRTEGCDFIVHTAAQPAMTISWEDPELDFTTNALGTFNVLEVARKRNIPVVNTSSIHVYGNSINDTLKEGATSYERTPVAIGEDQPVMVGEISPLHASKMSAEHYVKTYVDMYKLKAATFRFTGIYGERQFGGEDHGWVANFAIRSVFGWPLRIFGTGKQARDILYAADGAESYLRWFENPTPGVFNIGGGPDHKISLLECIHMIGDILGKKQEIVFDAERPGDMRYFICDITKAKGFGFNPKFKPREGVERLIRWIQADKSVFEVKK, from the coding sequence ATGACAAAAAAAGTTTTAGTGACAGGCGGGTGCGGATTTCTGGGTTCCCACGTTTGTGAAACGTTTCGTAAACAAGGTTGGGATGTTGTCAGTTACGATAGTATGACCAAATACGAGTTGAAAAGAACCGGATACGGAACGGAAGCTACTCGCGAATACAACTGGAATTTTTTAAAGGCGCTCGGTGTTACGATGGTGAAAGGGGATATCAGAAATCGAGAACATCTTGCGGATCGTACGGAAGGTTGCGATTTTATCGTTCATACCGCGGCGCAACCCGCGATGACAATTTCCTGGGAAGATCCCGAACTTGATTTCACCACAAACGCATTAGGAACCTTTAATGTTTTGGAAGTCGCCCGTAAACGAAATATTCCGGTCGTTAATACGAGCTCCATTCACGTTTACGGAAACTCGATCAACGACACTCTCAAAGAAGGCGCTACGTCCTACGAAAGAACTCCTGTCGCGATCGGAGAAGATCAACCCGTGATGGTGGGAGAAATTTCCCCGTTACACGCTTCCAAGATGAGCGCGGAACACTACGTAAAAACCTACGTGGATATGTATAAGTTGAAGGCCGCGACGTTTCGTTTTACCGGAATTTACGGCGAACGCCAGTTTGGCGGAGAGGATCACGGCTGGGTGGCGAACTTTGCGATTCGTTCCGTTTTCGGTTGGCCTTTGCGAATTTTCGGAACCGGCAAACAAGCGCGCGATATCCTTTATGCCGCGGACGGAGCGGAAAGTTATCTCCGTTGGTTCGAAAATCCGACTCCGGGAGTTTTTAACATCGGCGGCGGTCCCGATCACAAGATTTCCTTATTGGAATGTATTCATATGATCGGAGATATACTCGGTAAAAAGCAGGAGATTGTATTCGACGCGGAAAGACCGGGAGATATGCGTTATTTTATTTGCGACATCACCAAGGCGAAAGGATTCGGATTCAATCCTAAATTCAAACCGAGAGAAGGCGTGGAAAGGCTGATTCGCTGGATCCAAGCGGATAAATCCGTATTCGAAGTCAAAAAATGA
- a CDS encoding AZOBR_p60025 family cell surface glycopolymer formation protein, which yields MQKLESLFRKVDSPLKGLIVLVSLYGFVTLALWSRYEWNPSAMVNFGEEFIKKNEAETPKGVIAFQGKEGDLGAGYDGQIFYYYSRSISNLSLQWPEGFDATYRAPRIGYPLLISVWGIFGTWGNIAGMYVLSISLLYLSYLALRVLLKEKSHWAILYLVSPFTLASYSVLVSDTIMVSLIVLAIYFYDKESYVPFYILSGLALVTKEPALFYLFSLGLAALSRKDVKKMLIVGSTLLVPFLWQTYLKYTLPNWTPTRLAVFMIPFEGIYKYLMELGASFMSGGGTKQIVRSFSKFPLVLQFLTMFLIPFTGSWKKGTFYKVGFSLVILMVAIANHYHFWSEYINTIRLFTFAIPLYLFIKAEDEEIVDLPFLYLFGLNLILILARLTLLYKVQDYVVR from the coding sequence ATGCAGAAACTTGAATCTTTATTTCGAAAAGTAGATTCTCCCCTAAAAGGTCTGATTGTTCTCGTTTCGTTATACGGCTTCGTAACGCTTGCACTTTGGTCCCGTTACGAATGGAATCCTTCCGCGATGGTCAACTTCGGAGAGGAATTCATTAAAAAGAACGAAGCGGAAACTCCGAAAGGCGTGATCGCATTTCAGGGAAAAGAAGGAGATTTAGGAGCCGGTTACGACGGTCAGATTTTTTACTATTATTCCAGATCGATTTCCAATCTGAGCCTTCAATGGCCGGAAGGTTTTGACGCAACGTATAGAGCGCCCCGTATCGGTTATCCATTACTGATATCCGTCTGGGGAATTTTCGGTACATGGGGAAACATCGCGGGAATGTATGTTTTAAGTATTTCGCTGCTTTATCTTTCTTATTTGGCTCTTCGCGTACTTTTAAAGGAAAAATCTCATTGGGCGATTTTATATCTCGTCTCTCCGTTTACGCTGGCGAGTTATTCCGTTCTTGTGAGCGATACGATCATGGTTTCGTTGATCGTGCTTGCGATTTATTTTTATGATAAGGAAAGTTACGTTCCGTTTTATATTCTTTCCGGACTCGCGTTGGTCACGAAAGAACCCGCGTTATTCTATCTTTTCTCCTTGGGGCTTGCGGCCTTATCCCGCAAAGATGTCAAGAAGATGCTGATTGTAGGCTCCACTTTACTCGTTCCGTTTCTCTGGCAGACGTATCTCAAATACACTCTGCCAAATTGGACTCCGACCAGGCTCGCGGTTTTTATGATTCCTTTCGAAGGAATTTATAAATATCTAATGGAGTTGGGAGCAAGTTTTATGAGCGGAGGAGGAACCAAACAAATCGTCCGTTCCTTTTCCAAATTTCCTCTCGTGTTGCAATTTCTTACGATGTTCTTGATTCCGTTTACGGGTTCTTGGAAGAAGGGAACCTTTTACAAGGTCGGTTTTTCGCTCGTGATACTGATGGTCGCGATCGCCAATCACTATCATTTTTGGTCCGAGTATATCAATACGATTCGCCTTTTTACATTTGCCATTCCTCTTTATCTTTTTATAAAAGCGGAGGACGAGGAAATCGTCGACCTACCGTTTTTGTATTTGTTTGGTTTGAATTTGATTTTGATTTTAGCGAGACTCACACTTCTCTACAAAGTTCAGGATTATGTTGTGAGATAG
- a CDS encoding MBL fold metallo-hydrolase, which produces MKIHRYDSIPEVKNIGDGIFKTEIPQPFYSPNNIYILPDGEPTIIDSGYIENLGLLQRALKTIGLSLSKIKHIIYTHNHLDHMSAALTLRYYTDAKLYAMTGMALEIGNYVEFVQVFQRAMRRLVYKGHHDNTARAAELKRVDTGIFEFHDALDNSERVDPYLDFDVELVEGDVIKAGGREIGVLHTPGHNRWHLTPYILGEKIYFTGDLVLQNISSIYAEIDGNLYDYHRSLDRLSKLSIRRLLPAHGPEPEDPQRAIKLISKTLNLLERGVVRRLKEDDQDLSTLVLEAMGEKVANSSYYNTALAILHSLIRKLIDQGQVQVLEIDPPYEKYKWIGAK; this is translated from the coding sequence ATGAAAATCCACCGATATGATTCTATTCCGGAAGTAAAGAACATCGGGGACGGAATCTTTAAGACCGAAATTCCTCAGCCTTTCTATTCACCCAACAATATTTACATTCTTCCAGACGGAGAACCTACCATCATCGACTCCGGTTACATCGAAAACCTGGGGCTTTTACAAAGAGCTTTGAAAACGATCGGCCTTTCTTTAAGTAAAATCAAACATATCATCTACACCCACAACCATCTTGATCATATGAGCGCCGCTTTGACCCTACGCTATTATACAGACGCAAAGCTGTACGCGATGACGGGAATGGCCTTGGAGATTGGAAATTATGTGGAATTCGTTCAAGTTTTTCAAAGAGCCATGAGAAGGCTCGTGTATAAAGGTCATCACGACAATACAGCAAGAGCCGCAGAACTCAAAAGAGTGGATACTGGTATATTCGAATTTCATGATGCTTTGGACAATTCGGAAAGAGTAGATCCGTATTTGGATTTCGATGTGGAACTCGTGGAAGGGGACGTGATTAAGGCAGGAGGCAGAGAAATCGGAGTTCTGCATACTCCCGGCCACAATCGATGGCATTTAACTCCTTATATCTTGGGAGAAAAGATTTACTTTACGGGCGATTTAGTACTTCAAAACATCTCCTCTATTTACGCAGAGATCGACGGAAACTTATACGATTACCATCGTTCTTTGGATCGTCTTTCCAAATTATCTATCCGAAGGCTTCTCCCCGCACATGGACCGGAACCGGAGGATCCCCAAAGAGCGATTAAATTGATTTCGAAAACTCTAAATCTTTTAGAAAGAGGTGTGGTGCGCAGATTGAAAGAAGACGATCAGGACCTCTCCACTTTGGTTCTCGAAGCAATGGGAGAAAAAGTGGCGAACAGCAGTTACTACAATACGGCACTTGCAATTCTACATTCTTTGATTCGAAAATTGATCGATCAAGGGCAGGTACAAGTTTTGGAAATCGATCCTCCATATGAAAAATACAAATGGATCGGTGCGAAATAA
- a CDS encoding sugar phosphate nucleotidyltransferase, producing MANIEVGVIAAAGKGTRAYPRTTYIPKPLFEFQGKTILERNVELMQSTFRVKKIYILVGHLKEMVLSEIEKIRKNHQNVEIIPSPWTTKGLASDIASLESQIRSPFITILGDEFYFHPDHKKFIQTFRKHPKLIASIGVQKTTLLSRIRKNYSVELQGDRILELVEKPSDPPNNLLGLGSYLFTPAYFEYFKQTPPSAKNGIIEITDVIDLMAKKSRKVFATKLDVEYFNINSMQDYHHAVYEIRNEEFARFKTTLIVPTKNNERSVADVIVDFRGKVDEILVVDFGSTDKTLEIAKKEKAKVLSFKTEGDEDHFGKQIREGIRAASGDIAIIITPDGSYRSKDYPKLLEYLKDSDMVIGTRTTRQMIEQGSNLLPGVRVVNLILGKLIEVFWWGMEPRFTDAMCSYFAIWKDSYSKIEPDLEMTDRRIIPELMMETVRSYMRCIEIPISYYRPIESVPKNTTREFLSIVRLMLKKKWFGN from the coding sequence GTGGCAAATATTGAAGTAGGGGTAATCGCTGCGGCCGGAAAAGGAACACGAGCCTATCCCAGAACGACATACATTCCCAAACCCTTATTCGAATTTCAGGGAAAAACGATCCTCGAACGAAACGTCGAGCTGATGCAGAGCACGTTTCGTGTTAAAAAAATTTATATTCTAGTTGGCCACCTCAAAGAAATGGTACTTTCCGAAATCGAAAAGATTCGAAAGAATCATCAAAACGTGGAAATCATTCCTTCCCCTTGGACCACCAAAGGTCTCGCAAGTGATATCGCAAGTTTGGAATCGCAGATTCGTTCTCCGTTTATTACGATCCTGGGGGACGAGTTTTACTTTCATCCGGATCATAAAAAATTCATACAAACGTTTCGAAAACATCCGAAACTGATCGCCTCGATCGGCGTTCAAAAAACAACCCTTCTTTCCAGAATCCGAAAAAATTACTCCGTGGAACTACAAGGGGATCGAATCTTGGAACTCGTGGAAAAACCTTCCGATCCTCCGAACAACCTCCTCGGCCTGGGAAGCTATCTTTTCACTCCAGCTTATTTCGAATATTTTAAACAAACCCCCCCTTCGGCCAAAAACGGAATCATCGAGATCACGGACGTAATCGATCTGATGGCAAAAAAAAGCCGCAAAGTTTTCGCGACGAAACTCGACGTGGAATACTTCAATATCAATTCCATGCAGGACTACCACCATGCGGTTTATGAGATCCGAAACGAGGAATTCGCACGTTTTAAAACCACTCTGATCGTCCCCACAAAAAACAACGAAAGATCCGTCGCGGACGTGATCGTGGATTTCCGGGGGAAGGTAGACGAAATTTTGGTGGTCGACTTTGGCTCTACGGATAAAACATTAGAAATTGCTAAAAAAGAAAAAGCGAAAGTTCTTTCCTTTAAAACCGAAGGGGACGAGGATCATTTCGGAAAACAGATTCGGGAAGGGATCCGGGCCGCTTCCGGGGATATCGCGATCATTATAACCCCCGACGGATCGTACAGGTCCAAGGATTATCCCAAACTTTTAGAATATCTGAAAGACTCCGATATGGTGATCGGAACCCGAACCACAAGACAGATGATCGAACAAGGTTCCAACCTTCTTCCCGGAGTTCGTGTGGTAAATCTGATCCTCGGAAAACTCATCGAGGTTTTTTGGTGGGGAATGGAGCCGCGTTTTACGGACGCGATGTGTTCTTACTTTGCCATCTGGAAGGATTCTTATTCTAAAATCGAGCCCGATCTGGAAATGACTGACCGTAGAATCATTCCCGAACTGATGATGGAAACTGTTCGTTCTTACATGCGTTGTATCGAAATTCCGATCTCCTATTATCGTCCGATCGAATCCGTTCCAAAGAACACAACTCGCGAATTCCTTTCAATCGTCCGTTTGATGCTGAAGAAAAAATGGTTCGGAAACTAA
- a CDS encoding type II toxin-antitoxin system VapC family toxin, which produces MASKKKVFLDSDVIIDFLYSRPEGFEYSAQVFNLIELGKIQGYISSLIIWNIFYLLKKFLGHKEALNKVKSLRILINIISVDDKIIDLALDSNIRDFEDSIQYHVAKRERIRIFLTRNKKDYPKHDLSILNCEEFIKSLR; this is translated from the coding sequence ATGGCTTCTAAAAAGAAAGTATTCTTAGATTCGGATGTCATAATTGATTTTTTATATAGCCGACCCGAAGGTTTTGAATATTCAGCTCAAGTGTTTAATTTGATCGAATTAGGTAAGATACAAGGTTATATTTCATCATTAATCATATGGAATATTTTCTATTTATTGAAGAAATTTCTTGGACATAAAGAAGCTTTAAATAAAGTAAAGTCACTTCGAATTTTAATCAACATAATAAGTGTTGATGATAAAATTATCGACTTAGCACTCGATTCGAATATTAGAGACTTTGAAGATTCAATACAATATCATGTCGCAAAAAGAGAAAGGATTAGAATTTTTCTAACTAGAAATAAAAAGGATTATCCTAAACATGATCTTTCAATTTTAAACTGCGAGGAATTTATAAAATCTCTTCGATAA
- a CDS encoding type II toxin-antitoxin system PemK/MazF family toxin translates to MIRGEIWWVDLGIPFGSEPGFKRPVLIIQDDSFNQSNINTIVSIAITSNLNLSEAPGNVLISKKDSNLSKDSVVNVSQIVTLDKKRFLNKVGKLKSNKLNEVEAGLKLVTDLD, encoded by the coding sequence ATGATTCGTGGTGAAATTTGGTGGGTAGACTTGGGAATTCCCTTTGGAAGTGAGCCAGGATTCAAACGTCCGGTTTTGATAATTCAAGATGACTCTTTTAATCAAAGTAATATTAATACAATAGTTTCGATTGCAATTACATCGAATTTAAATCTATCCGAAGCACCAGGTAACGTTTTAATTAGTAAGAAAGATTCGAATTTATCAAAGGATTCAGTCGTAAATGTCTCTCAAATTGTGACTTTAGATAAAAAAAGATTTCTTAATAAAGTAGGAAAACTTAAATCCAATAAACTAAATGAAGTTGAAGCGGGGCTAAAGTTAGTTACAGACTTAGATTAA
- a CDS encoding MAPEG family protein, whose translation MHPAIIALLGFVSWTLVLGLWLVSIRSFRVLMGTNKSDEFPAGIKHGSEFYWRLNRAHLNCIENLPLFGVLVLIGAFTGVLDETFGLVSQIVLGARIFQTLAHLSSGSVLAINTRFTGFIVQYGSFTYLLWYILRNTGIV comes from the coding sequence ATGCACCCGGCAATCATCGCATTATTAGGTTTTGTATCTTGGACACTCGTGCTCGGACTTTGGTTGGTGAGCATACGATCATTTAGAGTACTGATGGGAACAAACAAATCGGACGAATTCCCCGCAGGAATCAAACACGGAAGCGAATTCTATTGGAGGCTCAACCGAGCTCATCTCAATTGTATAGAGAATTTACCTCTTTTCGGAGTCTTAGTTTTGATCGGAGCTTTCACCGGAGTTTTAGACGAAACATTCGGACTTGTATCGCAGATCGTTTTAGGCGCGAGGATTTTTCAGACTCTCGCTCATCTTAGTTCCGGCTCGGTGCTTGCAATCAATACCCGCTTCACCGGTTTTATCGTACAATACGGAAGTTTTACATATCTTCTTTGGTATATTCTTCGCAACACGGGAATCGTTTAA
- a CDS encoding transposase, with protein sequence MKYTFVKKNRFSIEDTCRILNVSKSGYYEWLKREDSERAKSNQKLDERIADSI encoded by the coding sequence ATGAAATATACGTTTGTAAAAAAGAATCGATTTTCGATAGAGGATACATGCAGGATTCTGAATGTGTCAAAGAGCGGTTACTATGAATGGTTGAAACGAGAAGATAGCGAGAGGGCAAAGTCCAATCAAAAGTTGGACGAAAGGATTGCGGATTCTATTTGA
- a CDS encoding dihydrofolate reductase family protein — translation MRKIIVLSFITLDGVMQAPGGPEEDTSGGFKYGGWTAPYFDEASGKVMEKQMKPADYLLGRKTFEIWADYWPEHADFWPAINDGTKYVMSKTMKKSDWKNSVFLESLTDIEKLKNSEGSDIQVWGSGKLVQLLLKNDLVDELWLKIFPVTLGRGKRLFDDGAIPAAFILIENSVTPSGVIIANYKRAGKVKTDTVGV, via the coding sequence ATGAGAAAAATAATTGTTTTATCATTTATTACATTAGATGGAGTCATGCAAGCACCTGGTGGGCCTGAGGAAGATACATCGGGTGGTTTCAAGTATGGCGGTTGGACTGCGCCGTATTTTGACGAAGCTTCTGGTAAGGTCATGGAAAAACAAATGAAACCTGCAGATTATCTTTTGGGCAGAAAAACATTTGAGATTTGGGCCGATTACTGGCCCGAACATGCAGACTTTTGGCCAGCCATCAATGATGGCACAAAATACGTGATGTCCAAGACCATGAAAAAGTCAGATTGGAAAAACTCAGTATTCCTCGAAAGTTTGACGGATATCGAAAAGCTCAAAAATTCAGAAGGTTCTGACATTCAAGTTTGGGGTAGTGGTAAACTCGTTCAGCTGCTGCTTAAGAATGATTTAGTGGATGAGCTATGGCTTAAAATATTTCCCGTTACGCTCGGTAGGGGCAAACGTTTGTTTGATGATGGGGCCATCCCGGCGGCATTTATATTAATAGAGAACTCTGTTACACCCAGTGGAGTGATTATTGCCAATTACAAGCGAGCCGGAAAAGTCAAGACAGATACTGTTGGAGTTTAA
- a CDS encoding M23 family metallopeptidase produces the protein MRNLIVVLIFIAITSSGLLAKTSDFKGECKPKEWICILTRNENNKVEFYVQNQTPSGEYPFTIYFNFTTLNNFESDVPLPYRFISKGGSEPKKFLTISPIDAHKERSYNSNIYVRAGDDGSKARSLPYRLPFESSSRVGQGYNGKFTHTGMFTYALDFTLSEGSSVLAAREGLVIAIQDKYQSGGTTSFYKDKANFIQILHKDGSIAEYAHLKHNGVSVQVGQTVQTGERIGFSGNTGFSSAPHLHFHVLRQKEDLQTLESVPISFETDEGVLDELKEGVVYWNPSNALPAGKIFFEEDLKICSEFIQKKLFECEEKFNPQKRPILALEVRKPGKYNLKVEVCNPDSICKRIDWTLQPEWKSSVSYFDWSLFPGQPGKYKIQVINDIEIIKTWVVER, from the coding sequence ATGCGAAATCTTATTGTCGTTTTAATTTTTATCGCAATTACCTCTTCCGGTTTATTGGCGAAAACTTCCGATTTCAAAGGCGAATGTAAACCAAAAGAATGGATCTGTATTCTTACCCGCAACGAAAATAACAAAGTAGAATTTTACGTCCAAAACCAAACACCTTCGGGAGAATATCCTTTTACAATCTATTTCAATTTCACGACTTTGAATAACTTCGAGTCCGACGTCCCCCTACCGTATCGTTTTATTTCCAAAGGCGGTTCGGAACCGAAAAAATTTCTCACGATCAGTCCGATCGACGCTCACAAAGAACGCTCTTACAACTCAAACATCTATGTAAGAGCGGGGGACGACGGTTCCAAAGCGAGAAGCCTTCCCTATCGTTTACCTTTTGAATCCTCTTCCAGGGTCGGGCAAGGATATAACGGAAAGTTCACACATACGGGAATGTTCACTTACGCGCTTGATTTTACTCTTTCGGAAGGAAGCTCCGTTCTCGCCGCAAGAGAAGGACTTGTGATCGCAATACAAGACAAATATCAATCTGGAGGAACCACCTCCTTCTACAAAGACAAAGCGAACTTCATCCAGATTCTACATAAAGACGGAAGCATAGCCGAATACGCTCATTTAAAACACAATGGAGTTTCGGTTCAAGTCGGACAAACCGTCCAAACGGGAGAAAGAATTGGCTTCTCCGGAAACACGGGTTTTAGTAGCGCTCCCCATTTACATTTTCATGTTTTAAGACAGAAAGAAGATCTTCAAACCTTAGAATCAGTTCCCATTTCTTTCGAAACCGACGAAGGAGTGTTAGACGAGCTTAAAGAAGGCGTAGTTTATTGGAATCCTTCGAACGCCTTGCCCGCAGGTAAAATTTTCTTTGAAGAAGATTTAAAAATTTGCTCTGAATTTATTCAAAAGAAACTTTTCGAATGCGAAGAAAAATTCAATCCGCAAAAACGACCGATTCTCGCACTCGAGGTGAGAAAACCGGGAAAATATAATCTGAAAGTCGAAGTATGCAATCCGGATTCAATCTGCAAAAGAATCGATTGGACTCTTCAACCCGAGTGGAAATCCTCCGTTTCCTACTTCGACTGGAGTTTGTTTCCCGGACAACCCGGCAAATATAAAATTCAAGTCATCAACGATATCGAAATCATCAAAACCTGGGTCGTTGAACGTTAG
- a CDS encoding glycosyltransferase, whose amino-acid sequence MKNLVVIPAYNEEETIREVVERALKYSDVIVVDDASKDKTPEIVQALIKKHPKKLFTIRHEKNTHIPGGIQDGMKFAVEKKYDSVVTMDAGLSHDPDKLPEFINTDTDLVIGSRITTDGVPLYRKLISFLAAKVINYCISPGLFDVFGYRLRDCTSGYRKYSKRAFTWIAESKLESIAFDFHMEALSIVAKNKGTIREIGIHYVFSNSSFNRRVLKQAIWFALKLLKRKLGLAG is encoded by the coding sequence ATGAAAAACTTAGTCGTAATCCCCGCTTACAACGAGGAAGAAACGATTCGAGAAGTCGTCGAACGGGCTTTGAAATATTCGGACGTGATCGTCGTCGACGACGCGTCCAAGGACAAAACTCCCGAGATCGTCCAGGCGTTGATCAAAAAACATCCTAAGAAACTGTTTACGATCCGTCACGAAAAAAACACTCATATTCCCGGAGGAATTCAGGACGGAATGAAGTTCGCAGTCGAAAAAAAATACGATTCGGTTGTGACTATGGATGCGGGACTTTCTCACGATCCGGATAAACTTCCCGAGTTCATCAATACCGATACGGATCTCGTGATCGGAAGTCGCATAACGACCGACGGTGTTCCACTTTACAGAAAGCTAATATCTTTCCTCGCGGCCAAGGTAATAAATTACTGTATTTCTCCGGGCTTGTTCGATGTTTTCGGGTATCGATTGAGGGACTGCACTTCCGGTTATCGAAAGTATTCCAAACGGGCCTTTACTTGGATTGCCGAGTCCAAACTCGAATCGATCGCGTTCGACTTTCACATGGAAGCCTTGTCCATCGTCGCAAAAAATAAAGGTACGATTCGGGAAATCGGAATTCACTATGTGTTTTCCAACTCTTCCTTCAATCGAAGGGTTTTAAAACAGGCGATTTGGTTTGCCCTAAAATTATTAAAAAGAAAACTCGGTCTGGCTGGTTAG
- a CDS encoding transposase: MARKPQYDEEFKKNTIELLIKPRKSMTQISKGLRVFVNTLINWKKKYLTDDGSFQYELRAENERLRKELMEVKEGEILKKSAVIFLKPRK; encoded by the coding sequence ATGGCACGTAAACCACAATACGATGAAGAATTCAAGAAGAACACGATTGAACTACTGATAAAGCCCAGAAAATCCATGACGCAGATCTCAAAAGGTTTGAGAGTTTTTGTGAATACCTTGATAAATTGGAAAAAGAAGTATCTGACGGATGATGGCTCTTTTCAATACGAACTTCGAGCAGAGAATGAACGTTTAAGGAAAGAACTGATGGAAGTAAAGGAGGGGGAGATCTTAAAAAAGTCCGCGGTCATCTTCTTGAAACCAAGGAAATGA